One segment of Brassica napus cultivar Da-Ae chromosome C3, Da-Ae, whole genome shotgun sequence DNA contains the following:
- the LOC106355475 gene encoding uncharacterized protein LOC106355475, with the protein MTVSKECSAVLQNRQIKKRGDPGKFVLSIQIGKTVFACSLVDLGSSVNLMPYSLARHLGYTYFKPTKMSLVFADRSVKSPVGILEDLQVKVGNTSVPAEFVVLELEEESKDHLILGRPFLCTVGAIIDVRQGNIDLNLGDIVMQFEMDELLKKPMLDGQTFEVDEGIDPL; encoded by the coding sequence ATGACGGTTTCCAAGGAGTGCAGCGCAGTGCTTCAGAACAGGCAGATAAAGAAGCGAGGAGACCCCGGCAAATTTGTCCTCTCTATCCAGATTGGGAAGACAGTTTTTGCATGCTCCTTGGTTGACCTTGGCTCCAGCGTGAATCTCATGCCTTATTCTCTGGCTCGACATCTAGGATACACGTATTTCAAACCAACTAAGATGTCATTGGTATTCGCAGATAGATCAGTCAAATCCCCGGTTGGTATTCTAGAGGATCTCCAAGTAAAGGTCGGGAACACCTCTGTTCCAGCAGAATTCGTTGTTCTAGAATTGGAAGAAGAGTCTAAAGATCATCTTATCTTGGGAAGACCATTCTTATGTACTGTTGGAGCCATCATTGATGTGCGACAGGGGAATATTGATTTGAATCTTGGAGACATAGTTATGCAGTTCGAGATGGATGAGTTGCTAAAGAAGCCGATGTTGGATGGGCAGACCTTTGAGGTTGATGAAGGGATTGATCCGCTCTAA